The Burkholderiales bacterium genomic sequence TGATGCTGGCCGCCTTGCCTGTGTTGGCGCTGGCCGGTGGGGGCCATCAGGGCGGCCATGGCATGGCCGGGCATGACATGCAGGGCATGCACGGCATGCACGGTTCGATGCACGGGGACACATCACCCTCCGAAGTCGGCAAACCAGGCGATCCCGCCAAGGTCGACCGCACCATCGAGGTGGTCATGGACGACTCGATGCGGTTCACGCCGGCGAACATCGCGGTCAAGAAGGGCGAGACCATCCGCTTTTTCGTCAAGAACACGGGCAAGGTGCCGCACGAAATGGTGATCGGCTCAATGAAGGAACTCAAGGCGCACGCCGAGATGATGCGCAAGATGCCCCAGATGCAGCATGCCGAGCCGAACATGGTGACGCTCCAGCCTGGCCAGCGCGGCGGGCTGGTTTGGCAGTTCGATCAGCCCGGTACGGTGGACTTCGCCTGCCTCGTCCCCGGCCATATGGAAGCGGGCATGGTGGGCAAGATCGTCGTCGAATAAGCAGCGTCACCGGGAGTCCTTATCATGCACCAAACCGTTGATCAACCGTTCCCCCGGCGGCGCAGGCTGCTGCTGGCGGTGCTTGCGCTGAGTCTTCCCTCCCTGGCACCAGCCGCCGCACCGCAGACGCTTGCCGTGCAGGTGTGGAAGGACCCGAACTGTGGGTGTTGCAAGGACTGGATTACCCACCTGGAGAAAAGCGGATTCCGCGTGAGTGCCGTCGACCAGGGCAACAGCGCAGCCCGCACTCGCTTCGGGATGCCGCAGAAATTCGGTTCCTGCCATACGGCCCTGATCCAGGGCTATGTGATCGAAGGCCACGTACCCGCAACGGACATCCAGCGGCTGCTCAAGGAAAAGCCCAAAGCCCTGGGCTTGGCGGTGCCGGGCATGCCCATTGGTTCACCCGGCATGGATGGTGTCGCCTACGGAGGACGCCGTGATGCCTACAAAGTCTTGCTGGTTGGGAAAGACGGAGCAGCGCAAGTTTTTGGTTCTTATCCGTGAAGAAACCATGCACTGACCGTGTGCCGATTGGATCCATGAGGCGCAGCAGCGGTCTTGCAACCTGGAACAGGAGGCCGGCGCCGACCGCGCCGATCCTCGATGAAGGGAACACCGCGATGAACACGACTGACCAAGAACACCTCCACGACACGCGCGGCCAGTCCGGCCTGAATCGGCGCATGAGGACCGCGTTGCTGATGGTTGCCCTCATCGGCGGCTTCTATCTGCTGCGCGAGCACTGGATCCATGTCGCAGGCAATTGGGTGTACCTGTTGCTGCTGGCGTGCCCGCTGATGCACCTGCTGCATGGCCACGGTGGCGATGGCGGGCATGGTGCGCCGCCCGACAAACCCGCCAACAGGGAGGCGTGAAGTCATGGACCTGCGATCAGACCACGAACACCGCCAACACGCCCACGACCACCCGAGCGCACTGCAGTGGGCCGAAGGTCTGAAGGACCCTGTCTGCGGCATGGACGTGACCGCGCAGTCCGAGCACCACGTCGAGCACGCAGGCCGACTCTTTTACTTCTGCAGCGCCAAGTGCCGGGCGAAGTTCGTCGCCGAGCCGGCGCGCTATGCCTACAGCGGCCATGAGCCTTCGTCTGTCGAAGCGCCGGCCCTGGCGGCAGGCACGATCTACACCTGCCCCATGCACCCCGAGATCCGGCAGGATCACCCCGGCTATTGTCCGAAGTGCGGCATGGCGCTGGAGCCGGTGCTGCCGGATCTCGAAGGAGAAGAGAGTCCCGAGCTGCGCGATTTCCAGCGCCGCTTCTGGTGCACCCTGCCGCTGACCGTCATGGTCACTGTGCTTGCCATGTTCGGCCACCAGTTGCATTGGTTCGAGGCGCGCACACAGACCTGGATCGAACTCGTTCTGTCCCTGCCCATCGTCCTGTGGGCGGGTCGGCCGTTCTTCGTGCGCGGCTGGCAGTCCGTGGTCCATCGCAGCCCGAACATGTGGACCCTGATCGCGCTGGGCACCGGGGCGGCGTTCGTCTACAGCGTGGCGGCGACCGTGGCCCCACAACTGTTCCCGGACTCGTTCGTGTCCATGGGACGGGTCGCGGTGTACTTCGAGGCGGCGGCGGTGATCATTTCCCTGACCCTGCTGGGGCAGGTACTGGAACTCAAGGCGCGTTCGCAGACCTCGGCCGCCATCAAGTCCTTGCTCGGACTGGCCCCCAAGACCGCCCGGCGCCTTCGCGACGATGGCACGGAAGAGGACGTGCCCCTGACGCACATCCATGTCGGCGATCGGCTGCGCATTCGACCCGGCGAAAAGGTTCCGGTAGATGGTACGGTAATCGAGGGCAGCAGCGCTGTGGACGAATCGATGCTGACGGGGGAGTCCCTGCCCGTGACCAAGCGGGTGGGCGACAAGGTCATCGGTGCGACGCTCAATACCAGTGGCGCGCTCGTCATGGTCGCCGAACGTGTCGGCTCGGCGACCATGCTGTCCCAGATTGTGCAGATGGTGGCGCAGGCGCAGCGGTCCAAGGCGCCGATGCAGCGCATGGCCGATGTCGTGGCGGGCTATTTCGTGGTCGCGACGGTGTCCATCGCCGTGCTGACCTTTTTTGCCTGGGGCCTGTTCGGGCCGGAACCGCGTTGGGTTTTTGGCCTCATCAACGCCGTGGCTGTGCTGATCATCGCCTGCCCCTGCGCGCTGGGCTTGGCCACGCCCATGTCGATCATGGTGGCGACCGGGCGAGGGGCTACGCAGGGGGTGCTGTTTCGCGATGCCGCCGCGATCGAGAAAATGCGCCAGGTCGATACCCTGATCGTCGACAAGACCGGCACATTGACCGAGGGCCGGCCGCGCTATCAGACGACGATCGCAGCCGAAGGCTTCACCGCCGGCGAAGCCTTGCGACTGGCTGCCAGCCTCGACCAGGGCAGCGAGCACCCGCTGGCGGAAGCCATCGTCACGGCCGCGCGCGAGCAGGGCCTGGTGCTCTCACGCGCCGAGGAGTTCGACTCGCACTCAGGCATCGGCGTGCGCGGGCGCGTCGATGGACATGCCGTGGCACTGGGCAACACCGCGCTGATGGAACAGCTCGGTGTGGACGTGCGGCCATTGGCCGAGCGGGCGGAGGCGCTGCGCGGTGAGGGTGCCAGCGTGATGCATCTGGCCGTCGATGGCGTGCTCGCCGCAGTCCTGGCCGTCGCCGACCCGGTGAAGAAGACCACACCGCAAGCGCTGGCGTCGTTGCGCGCGGAGGGCTTGCGCGTCGTCATGGCCACGGGCGACGGTCTGACCACGGCCAAGGCCGTGGCGGCGCGCTTGGGCATCGATGAGGTGCATGGCGAGGTCAAGCCCGCCGACAAACTGCAACTGGTGGAGCGGCTGCAGCGCGAGGGGCGTATCGTTG encodes the following:
- a CDS encoding DUF2933 domain-containing protein, coding for MNTTDQEHLHDTRGQSGLNRRMRTALLMVALIGGFYLLREHWIHVAGNWVYLLLLACPLMHLLHGHGGDGGHGAPPDKPANREA
- the cadA gene encoding cadmium-translocating P-type ATPase, which codes for MDLRSDHEHRQHAHDHPSALQWAEGLKDPVCGMDVTAQSEHHVEHAGRLFYFCSAKCRAKFVAEPARYAYSGHEPSSVEAPALAAGTIYTCPMHPEIRQDHPGYCPKCGMALEPVLPDLEGEESPELRDFQRRFWCTLPLTVMVTVLAMFGHQLHWFEARTQTWIELVLSLPIVLWAGRPFFVRGWQSVVHRSPNMWTLIALGTGAAFVYSVAATVAPQLFPDSFVSMGRVAVYFEAAAVIISLTLLGQVLELKARSQTSAAIKSLLGLAPKTARRLRDDGTEEDVPLTHIHVGDRLRIRPGEKVPVDGTVIEGSSAVDESMLTGESLPVTKRVGDKVIGATLNTSGALVMVAERVGSATMLSQIVQMVAQAQRSKAPMQRMADVVAGYFVVATVSIAVLTFFAWGLFGPEPRWVFGLINAVAVLIIACPCALGLATPMSIMVATGRGATQGVLFRDAAAIEKMRQVDTLIVDKTGTLTEGRPRYQTTIAAEGFTAGEALRLAASLDQGSEHPLAEAIVTAAREQGLVLSRAEEFDSHSGIGVRGRVDGHAVALGNTALMEQLGVDVRPLAERAEALRGEGASVMHLAVDGVLAAVLAVADPVKKTTPQALASLRAEGLRVVMATGDGLTTAKAVAARLGIDEVHGEVKPADKLQLVERLQREGRIVAMAGDGINDAPALAKADVGIAMGTGTDVAMNSAQITLVKGDLRGIAVARALSVATVRNMKQNLMFAFLYNALGIPIAAGVLYPLTGWLLSPLIAALAMSFSSASVIGNALRLRGVRLV
- a CDS encoding cupredoxin family protein; its protein translation is MKKTLSVLMLAALPVLALAGGGHQGGHGMAGHDMQGMHGMHGSMHGDTSPSEVGKPGDPAKVDRTIEVVMDDSMRFTPANIAVKKGETIRFFVKNTGKVPHEMVIGSMKELKAHAEMMRKMPQMQHAEPNMVTLQPGQRGGLVWQFDQPGTVDFACLVPGHMEAGMVGKIVVE
- a CDS encoding DUF411 domain-containing protein, producing MHQTVDQPFPRRRRLLLAVLALSLPSLAPAAAPQTLAVQVWKDPNCGCCKDWITHLEKSGFRVSAVDQGNSAARTRFGMPQKFGSCHTALIQGYVIEGHVPATDIQRLLKEKPKALGLAVPGMPIGSPGMDGVAYGGRRDAYKVLLVGKDGAAQVFGSYP